The Dethiosulfovibrio peptidovorans DSM 11002 genome has a window encoding:
- a CDS encoding IS5 family transposase translates to MKQRSLFAEEIAYDSLEKVNDPLVRIEKAVDWSIFEQPLKDFREGLRQKDSLGGRKPFPPLLMFKILVLQALYNLSDDAMEFQVRDRLSFRRFLGLSLEAKVPDAKTIWLFREQLTKAELMKPLFDLFDGHIRKSGFEAKKGQIVDASIVKVPIQRNKRDENRKIKDGEPPEDWPDNKRSQKDTDARWTKKNGKSSFGYKNHIEIDSQNKIIRKYSVTEASVHDSNVFEELIDPSNSSKDVYADSAYRSHEKISWLEEQGYRPKIQRKGYRGKPITWWEKQGNRTRSKVRSRVEHVFGAQTMKAGNLIVRTIGKARASTAIGLRNLAYNIVRFSFLMMKSGAISAVPK, encoded by the coding sequence TTGAAACAGCGGAGCCTCTTTGCGGAAGAAATAGCCTACGATAGCCTTGAAAAGGTGAACGATCCACTGGTACGAATAGAGAAAGCGGTGGACTGGTCCATCTTCGAGCAGCCGTTGAAGGACTTCCGCGAAGGGCTCAGACAGAAGGATTCTCTGGGAGGAAGAAAGCCCTTCCCTCCTCTTCTCATGTTCAAGATCCTGGTGCTTCAGGCACTGTACAACCTGTCGGACGACGCAATGGAGTTTCAGGTAAGGGACAGGCTTTCCTTCAGACGTTTTCTCGGCCTCTCCCTGGAAGCCAAAGTCCCTGATGCCAAGACTATATGGCTTTTTCGGGAGCAGCTGACCAAGGCGGAACTGATGAAGCCTCTGTTCGATCTTTTTGACGGTCACATCCGTAAAAGCGGCTTCGAGGCAAAAAAAGGGCAGATAGTGGATGCCTCCATAGTGAAGGTCCCGATCCAGAGGAACAAACGGGATGAAAACCGCAAGATCAAGGATGGAGAACCACCGGAAGACTGGCCCGACAACAAGAGATCTCAAAAAGACACCGATGCCAGGTGGACGAAGAAAAACGGCAAAAGCTCCTTCGGCTACAAGAACCACATAGAGATCGACTCTCAGAACAAGATCATCCGTAAATACAGCGTAACCGAGGCATCGGTCCACGACAGCAATGTATTCGAGGAACTCATCGATCCCAGTAACAGCAGCAAAGACGTCTATGCCGACTCAGCTTATAGAAGCCATGAGAAAATCTCTTGGCTTGAGGAACAAGGCTACAGACCGAAGATCCAACGAAAAGGATACAGAGGCAAACCCATCACGTGGTGGGAAAAACAGGGTAACAGAACAAGATCCAAAGTCCGAAGCCGAGTGGAGCACGTCTTTGGAGCCCAAACCATGAAGGCCGGCAACCTGATAGTTCGAACTATCGGGAAAGCCAGAGCTTCAACCGCTATAGGACTGAGAAACCTGGCCTATAACATCGTTCGATTCTCGTTCCTGATGATGAAGTCAGGGGCGATATCTGCCGTGCCCAAATGA
- a CDS encoding cyclase family protein, translating into MDLTQVIREGMPVYPGTEPPKIVQATTVEKEGFAEKLITMFSHTGTHMDAPAHILKDGPTLDQISADRFVGRAVVADLSDLSGVIGLSDLERYGDDLKGCDFFLYRTGWSDMWGDAGYFEGFPVLSTEACEWIVDKGIKGIGVDAISVDPVDSLDLPNHRVFLGAGMVIVENLTRLEDLPSSVTLCCLPLKIADSDGAPVRAVALLDS; encoded by the coding sequence GTGGATCTTACTCAGGTCATAAGAGAAGGTATGCCGGTCTATCCCGGCACCGAACCGCCAAAGATAGTTCAGGCTACAACTGTGGAAAAGGAGGGTTTCGCTGAGAAACTCATAACCATGTTCAGCCATACCGGAACCCACATGGACGCTCCCGCCCACATACTGAAGGATGGGCCGACCCTGGACCAGATCTCGGCGGATCGCTTCGTCGGAAGGGCCGTGGTGGCGGATCTTTCGGACCTGTCGGGGGTCATAGGGCTTTCCGATCTGGAGCGCTACGGCGATGACCTGAAGGGTTGCGACTTCTTTCTTTATCGTACCGGATGGTCCGATATGTGGGGGGACGCGGGGTACTTCGAGGGATTTCCTGTTTTGTCCACTGAGGCCTGTGAATGGATTGTGGATAAAGGGATAAAGGGTATAGGTGTAGACGCCATATCGGTCGATCCCGTGGATTCGCTCGATCTTCCGAATCACAGGGTCTTTTTAGGGGCCGGAATGGTGATAGTGGAGAACCTCACGAGGCTGGAAGATCTTCCTTCTTCGGTGACCCTGTGCTGTCTTCCTCTGAAAATAGCCGATTCCGACGGTGCTCCCGTCCGGGCGGTAGCTCTGTTGGACTCTTAA